A stretch of Calditrichota bacterium DNA encodes these proteins:
- a CDS encoding ABC transporter permease codes for MFSKTLRGIIKKEFYHILRDRQTLIILFLMPVLMLFLYGYAITMEMRQIETAIINLSHSQKSRSFIEKIVSNDFFKVTAVDVPYEKLESVFQKRQARAIIIFPQNFADDLNSNPHTKVQLLIDASDPNAANFINNYLNVIAAKYNLAQNASLIFPFSVEPRLLYNPDLKSVYFFVPGLIALILLLICALLTSIAIVREKESGTLEQILVSPVKPLQIIIGKVIPYLVISYLMGVMILIFGYFWFDVPINGSLLLLNIMLLLYIFTGLSIGLLVSTIARTQQIAMMVTLVATILPTVMISGFIFPIASMPEILQWVAKIIPATHFLEIIRGIMLKGVGIKELYNQTLFLVGLSLFLTFVSMRKFKTHLE; via the coding sequence ATGTTTAGCAAAACGCTGCGCGGAATAATTAAAAAAGAGTTCTATCATATCCTGCGTGACAGGCAAACGCTGATAATACTTTTCCTGATGCCGGTGTTGATGCTCTTTTTATACGGCTACGCCATCACCATGGAAATGCGTCAGATCGAAACAGCAATTATTAATTTGTCACATTCTCAAAAAAGCCGCTCCTTTATCGAAAAAATTGTATCAAATGACTTTTTTAAAGTTACTGCCGTAGATGTACCTTACGAGAAATTGGAAAGTGTTTTTCAAAAACGCCAGGCGCGGGCTATTATTATTTTTCCTCAAAATTTTGCCGATGATCTTAATTCCAATCCTCATACAAAAGTACAATTACTAATTGATGCCAGTGATCCAAATGCGGCAAATTTTATCAATAACTATTTAAACGTAATCGCGGCAAAATATAATCTTGCCCAAAACGCTTCTCTTATTTTTCCATTTAGCGTAGAGCCAAGATTATTATACAACCCGGATTTAAAATCTGTTTATTTTTTTGTGCCGGGATTGATTGCATTAATTCTTCTGCTTATTTGTGCTTTGCTAACCAGTATTGCTATTGTGCGTGAAAAAGAAAGCGGGACGTTAGAGCAAATTCTTGTAAGTCCTGTAAAGCCGCTTCAAATTATTATAGGAAAAGTTATCCCGTACCTTGTAATTAGTTATTTAATGGGCGTCATGATTTTGATTTTTGGTTACTTCTGGTTTGATGTACCAATTAATGGATCACTGCTTTTATTAAATATTATGTTGCTGCTCTATATTTTTACAGGTTTGAGTATTGGCCTGCTGGTTTCCACGATTGCCCGTACACAGCAAATCGCCATGATGGTAACTTTGGTTGCAACAATTTTACCAACAGTAATGATAAGTGGTTTTATTTTTCCAATTGCCAGCATGCCGGAGATACTTCAATGGGTTGCAAAAATTATTCCTGCCACGCACTTTCTTGAAATTATTCGTGGCATAATGTTAAAAGGCGTTGGAATAAAAGAGTTATACAATCAGACTTTATTTCTGGTAGGATTGTCGCTCTTTTTAACTTTTGTGAGTATGCGAAAATTTAAAACACATTTGGAATAA
- a CDS encoding ABC transporter ATP-binding protein — MNNSKYIVEVENLTRTFGQFTAVDNISFKVEKGEIFGFLGANGAGKTTTIRMLCGLLSPSSGSALVSGFDIYKEFEQIKLNIGYMSQKFSLYDDLTIKENVEFYGGIYGLSRAQIKKRTEELLDYLKLDEHANKLTSSIPVGWKQRLALSTALLHDPDIVFLDEPTSGVDPVSRRNFWMLIYELTGQGKTVFVTTHFMDEAEYCNRLSIMKDGIIAAIGEPEQLKSEYKAENLDQVFLKVARHNV; from the coding sequence ATGAATAACTCAAAATATATTGTTGAGGTTGAAAACCTGACCCGGACATTTGGTCAATTTACAGCGGTTGATAATATTTCATTTAAAGTGGAAAAGGGCGAGATATTTGGCTTTTTGGGTGCAAACGGAGCCGGTAAAACAACAACAATCCGGATGCTTTGCGGATTATTATCACCAAGTAGCGGAAGTGCATTAGTAAGTGGTTTTGATATCTATAAAGAGTTTGAGCAAATTAAACTGAATATTGGATATATGAGCCAGAAGTTTAGTTTATATGATGATTTGACCATAAAAGAAAATGTTGAATTTTACGGCGGTATTTACGGGCTTTCCCGCGCACAAATAAAGAAACGTACTGAGGAATTGCTGGACTATTTAAAATTGGATGAACATGCCAATAAGCTGACTTCATCTATTCCTGTTGGTTGGAAGCAAAGGTTGGCCCTGAGTACAGCTTTGTTGCATGACCCTGATATTGTTTTTTTAGATGAACCCACCAGCGGTGTGGATCCGGTTTCCCGGCGAAATTTTTGGATGTTGATTTATGAGTTGACAGGGCAGGGAAAAACAGTTTTTGTTACAACCCATTTTATGGACGAGGCGGAATATTGCAATCGATTGAGTATAATGAAGGATGGTATTATTGCGGCTATTGGAGAACCGGAACAGCTTAAAAGCGAATACAAGGCAGAAAATTTGGATCAGGTTTTTTTAAAAGTGGCGAGGCACAATGTTTAG